From the Canis aureus isolate CA01 chromosome 33, VMU_Caureus_v.1.0, whole genome shotgun sequence genome, one window contains:
- the MYOZ2 gene encoding myozenin-2: MLSHNTMVKQRKQQASAIMKEIHGNDVDGMHLGKKVSIPRDIMLEELSHLSNRGARLFKMRQRRSDKYTFENFQYESKAQINHSIAMQNGKLDGSNLEGGSQQAPSTPPNTPDPRSPPNPENIAPGYSGPLKEIPPEKFNTTAVPKYYQSPWEQAISGDPELLEALYPKFFMPEGKAELPDYRSFNRVATPFGGFEKASKMVKFKVPDFELLLLTDPRFMAFTNPLSGRRSFNRTPKGWISENIPIVITTEPTEDTTVPETEDL, from the exons ATGTAGATGGCATGCACCTGGGCAAAAAAGTCAGCATCCCCAGAGATATCATGTTGGAAGAGTTATCCCATCTCAGTAACCGTGGCGCCAGACTATTTAAGATGCGACAAAGAAGATCTGATAAGTACACATTTGAAAATTTCCAGTATGAATCTAAAGCACAAATTAAT CACAGCATTGCCATGCAGAATGGGAAACTGGATGGAAGCAACCTCGAAGGTGGCTCACAACAAGCCCCGTCTACTCCTCCCAACACCCCAGATCCGCGGAGTCCCCCAAACCCAGAAAACATCGCACCAG gatattctGGACCACTGAAGGAGATTCCTCCTGAAAAGTTCAACACCACGGCTGTTCCTAAGTACTATCAGTCGCCCTGGGAACAGGCCATTAGCGGTGATCCGGAGCTTTTAGAGGCTTTATACCCTAAATTTTTCATGCCTGAAGGAAAAGCAGAACTGCCTGATTACAGGAGCTTTAACAG AGTTGCCACTCCATTTGGAGGTTTTGAAAAAGCATCAAAAATGGTTAAATTCAAGGTTCCAGATTTTGAGCTACTACTTTTAACAGATCCCCGATTTATGGCTTTTACCAATCCTCTTTCTGGCAGACGGTCCTTTAATAGGACTCCAAAGGGATGGATATCTGAGAATATTCCTATAGTTATAACAACTGAGCCTACAGAGGATACCACTGTACCAGAAACAGAAGACCTATGA